One part of the Parasphingorhabdus sp. SCSIO 66989 genome encodes these proteins:
- a CDS encoding GFA family protein, protein MSQPGTSETVTVEGGCHCGAVRFSANVEREPVLLDCNCSICRRTGYLHLIVPHADFTLLSGADALTSYRFGTGAAEHLFCRVCGIKSFYQPRSHPDCWSVHYGCLDNPELLSPEHRLFDGANWEQAAEALD, encoded by the coding sequence ATGAGTCAGCCGGGTACATCAGAGACTGTAACCGTCGAAGGTGGCTGTCACTGTGGTGCCGTGCGCTTCTCTGCAAATGTGGAGCGGGAACCCGTCCTACTCGACTGTAATTGCTCGATTTGCCGCCGCACCGGTTATCTGCATCTGATCGTACCTCACGCGGACTTCACGCTGTTATCGGGTGCGGATGCCCTGACCAGCTATCGTTTCGGCACTGGTGCTGCGGAGCATCTGTTTTGTCGTGTGTGCGGCATCAAGAGCTTCTATCAGCCGCGTTCCCATCCTGATTGCTGGAGCGTGCATTATGGCTGTCTAGATAACCCAGAGCTCCTTAGCCCTGAGCATCGGCTTTTTGACGGCGCCAATTGGGAGCAGGCGGCCGAGGCCTTGGACTGA